A single region of the Theileria annulata chromosome 4, complete sequence, *** SEQUENCING IN PROGRESS *** genome encodes:
- a CDS encoding transcription modulator, putative (Tap349h10.p1c.C.cand.114 - score = 138.27;~SMART pfan:Peptidase_M24 (PF00557) at aa 228-430, E()=3.50e-03), which produces MPEGKGSVSINFEEASLKLKKLSSIFKRPEDDKIDLLFVCTGKSRSESNSTTSELLQLWLTGFQFPETVMVFASDGTLSILTSPKKVIPTLYLNFVMFCLGNYLEPLKNHYEKVKFYNRVPGQNDEPSLTKIFESFNGVVGMLNDPKPLGDFSDFCLDFVKDFTRKDVTVEVSTIMAVRTEVDLEIQKQSSQLSCGVMKTMLINQIEEVLDSESKKTHSSLVAHALNIQKDQKFIEKMEKKFNMVGSDMEVIYGNVQSGSNYLLSIGAKPTDDDLSHDPGTIIVSVCSKYNEMCSCLTRTLILDGTQYMKDAYKLALKVFEYALTVLKPGVTFGSVYSSVYDFVAKEKPGHEDYLTKSVGHTIGLEFKDSNFLLTSNNTNLVLDNMVFHLSVGFLEIHEGKKFAVWIADTVHVSSSGNTVLTSFVSKGLENVSYELEEEEEEVKYEEEEEKKPVVSSQILKDAESVILKERLRNRGGVSKEEMENLLAHQKKLRELKIEEITRRVKDGSGLAGDSKQKQVVKMDKIKVFQSPDYFSNELTPNKIFVDWRNEVVMLPVNGYHLPFSVMMIKNVTCNPENNNLYMLRINFQVPGSHTYTSRNDQNPLPDLQQENSIFIKEVLYKSKDVKHLQNVFKSLKELIKQMKQRENDDMGLTLADQEKLNLNRTGKRIVLKDLMIRPSVHGSRRVLGFLEAHHNGLRYLVNSRDRVDSVDISYANVRHAIFQPCQRELIVLLHFHLKSPILVGKKKTLDVQFFSEVGTQIDDLDNRRGRSYNDPDETLEEMRERELKRKFNTDFKQFVSQLKDLTSMKVDLPIRELMFTGVPLKSNVELLPTVNCLVHLVEWPPFVLPLTDIEIVSLERVQHGLRNFDIVFVNRDYSKPIKRVDLVPIEYLDTIKRWLNELDIVWYEGKNNLQWTNILKTILEDVEAFVESGGFDGFLGEGEDEEDSGEEEDDEDEEYKDDESDEEEEESEEEYSESLADEDEDDEEEYEEEEDEGLSWDELEERAKKADAGKVYDDRKAKRRK; this is translated from the exons ATGCCAGAGGGTAAAGGTTCAGTGTCAATAAACTTCGAAGAAGCTTCGCTTAAGCTAAAAAAACTCTCGAGCATTTTCAAAAGACCAGAAGATGATAAAATCGACCTATTATTCGTGTGCACAGGAAAATCTCGTTCTGAATCAAATTCGACAACCTCAGAACTTTTAca GTTATGGCTGACAGGATTCCAATTCCCTGAAACAGTAATGGTTTTTGCATCAGATGGCACACTATCAATTCTAACTTCGCCTAAAAAAG TTATACCCACTCTTTATCTGAATTTTGTGATGTTCTGTTTAGGGAACTATTTGGAACCCCTGAAAAACCACTACGAAAAGGTTAAATTCTACAACAGAGTGCCAGGACAAAATGACGAACCCTCACTGACCAAGATCTTTGAATCGTTTAAC GGCGTGGTTGGAATGCTGAACGACCCGAAACCGTTGGGAGACTTTTCAGACTTTTGCCTTGACTTTGTCAAGGATTTCACAAGGAAAGATGTAACGGTTGAAGTGTCAACGATCATGGCAGTAAGAACAGAAGTAGATCTG GAAATCCAAAAGCAATCATCACAATTATCATGTGGAGTGATGAAAACCATGttaattaatcaaatagAAGAAGTGTTGGACTCAGAGTCAAAGAAGACACACTCTTCACTAGTAGCACATGCACTGAATATACAAAAGGATCAAAAGTTTATAGAAAAAATGGAAAAAAAGTTCAAC ATGGTTGGCAGTGATATGGAGGTGATATATGGAAACGTGCAGAGTGGaagtaattatttattgtcAATTGGAGCGAAACCAACTGACGATGATCTCTCACACGACCCAGGCACAATTATCGTCTCAGTGTGCTCAAAATATAACGAAATGTGTTCATGCCTAACGAGAACATTGATATTGGATGGAACACAG TATATGAAAGACGCGTATAAGCTGGCACTGAAGGTTTTCGAGTATGCATTGACAGTGCTGAAACCAGGAGTGACCTTTGGTTCAGTATACTCCAGTGTCTATGACTTTGTCGCGAAGGAGAAACCAGGACATGAAGATTACTTAACAAAGTCAGTTGGACATACAATAGGACTTGAATTCAAAGATTCAAACTTCCTCCTCACATCCAATAACACAAA TTTGGTGCTTGATAATATGGTATTTCACCTGAGTGTTGGGTTTCTGGAAATACACGAAGGGAAAAAGTTTGCGGTCTGGATTGCAGACACGGTGCACGTTTCAAGTTCAGGAAACACAGTGCTGACGTCGTTTGTGAGTAAAGGGTTGGAAAACGTGTCTTACGAACTAGAAGAAGAGGAAGAGGAAGTGAAGTACGAGGAAGAAGAGGAGAAAAAACCAGTAGTGTCATCACAAATACTAAAAGATGCCGAATCCGTGATACTAAAAGAAAG ATTGAGGAACAGAGGTGGAGTGAGTAAAGAGGAGATGGAAAATTTGCTGGCACACCAGAAAAAGCTGAGAGAACTTAAGATTGAAGAAATAACAAGACGAGTGAAAGATGGATCAGGCTTAGCAGGAGACTCAAAACAAAAACAAGTAGTGAAAATGGATAAAATCAAGGTCTTTCAAAGCCCAGATTACTTCTCAAATGAATTAACACCAAACAAA ATATTCGTTGATTGGAGAAATGAAGTGGTGATGTTGCCAGTGAATGGATACCACCTGCCATTTTCAGTGATGATGATCAAGAACGTGACGTGTAACCCAGAAAATAATAACCTATACATGCTGAGAATTAACTTCCAAGTGCCGGGCTCACACACATATACGTCGAGAAATGATCAGAACCCACTCCCAGACCTACAGCAAGAAAACTCAATATTCATCAAAGAagttttatataaatcGAAAGATGTAAAACATTTGCaaa aCGTATTTAAGAGTTTGAAGGAACTAATCAAACAGATGAAACAAAGAGAGAATGATGATATGGGATTAACATTGGCAGACCAAGAAAAGTTAAACTTAAATAGAACGGGAAAGAGAATAGTTCTGAAGGATCTCATGATCAGACCATCAGTTCACGGATCAAGACGTGTCTTGGGATTTCTAGAAGCACATCATAATGGATTAAG GTACTTGGTGAACTCTAGAGATAGAGTTGACAGCGTTGACATATCATACGCTAATGTGCGCCACGCAATATTCCAGCCCTGCCAAAGAGAACTGATAGTGCTCCTGCATTTCCACCTAAAGTCCCCAATTCTCGTGGGCAAGAAGAAGACCTTGGATGTGCAGTTCTTCTCAGAAGTCGGGACACAAATAGATGATTTGGATAACAGAAGAGGAAGATCATATAACGACCCAGATGAAACGCTGGAAGAAATGAGAGAAAGAGAACTCAAAAGAAAGTTCAACACTGATTTTAAGCAATTCGTATCACAACTCAAGGATCTAACATCAATGAAAGTTGATTTACCAATAAG agAATTGATGTTTACTGGAGTACCACTGAAATCTAATGTAGAACTATTGCCAACAGTGAACTGTCTAGTACACTTGGTGGAGTGGCCACCGTTTGTGCTGCCACTCACTGATATTGAAATCGTGTCGCTGGAAAGAGTGCAACACGGACTTAGAAATTTCGACATCGTCTTCGTCAATAGGGATTACTCAAAGCCAATCAAAAGAGTGGATCTAGTCCCAATAGAATACCTAGATACAATCAAG AGATGGCTGAATGAGCTGGATATTGTGTGGTACGAGGGAAAGAATAACCTCCAGTGGACAAATATACTCAAGACAATACTGGAGGACGTAGAGGCGTTTGTGGAGAGCGGAGGATTTGACGGATTCCTCGGAGAAGGAGAAGACGAGGAGGATTCAGGAGAGGAggaagatgatgaagatgagGAGTACAAAGATGATGAAAGtgatgaagaagaagagGAAAGTGAAGAGGAATATAGTGAGTCACTGGCAGATGAAGATGAGGATGACGAAGAGGAATATGAAGAGGAGGAAGATGAAGGGCTCTCATGGGATGAGTTGGAGGAAAGAGCTAAGAAAGCGGATGCAGGGAAAGTCTACGATGATAGAAAAGCTAAACGTAGAAAGtga
- a CDS encoding splicing factor, putative (Tap349h10.p1c.cand.112 - score = 18.62;~SMART 2 RRM (SM00360) at aa 8-78, E()=2.56e-21; 104-173, E()=1.26e-02), with product MGMGDISRIYIGNLPEDCSQRELEEEFEKFGRIIYCDLKKSYSGSPFAFIEFSDSRDARDAIRDKDGYEFHGKKLRVELPFRYRDEPRRPSSRRYGTTRRGKYVLEVTGLPPTGSWQDLKDHMRDAGECGHADVFRGGVGEITFFSRSDMDYAIERFDGSTFRSHEGEKSRISVREKTRRKRTRSYSFDRGRSHSRDNRRSRTYSRSRSRSRDRTRDGSRSRDRSRTRSRTRSRSRDRSRTRSRTVSRSYSRDKSSSRSRDKSVSRSRS from the exons atggGAATGGGCGATATTTCTCGCATTTATATCGGCAATTTACCTGAGGACTGTTCGCAGCGTGAGCTTGAGGAGGAATTTGAGAAGTTTGGTCGTATTATTTATTGCGATTTAAAGAAGTCTTATTCCGGATCTCCGTTTGCTTTTATAGAGTTTAGTGATTCTAGGGATGCTAGAGATGCTATTAGGGATAAAGACGGTTATGAGTTCCACGGCAAGAAGCTTCGAGTTGAGCTTCCATTTCGATACAGAGATGAACCTAGAAGGCCTTCAAGTAGGCGTTATGGAACAACGAGACGTGGAAAATATGTTCTTGAG GTAACTGGACTTCCACCAACTGGAAGTTGGCAGGATTTGAAGGACCACATGCGAGATGCTGGAGAGTGTGGTCACGCTGACGTGTTCAGAGGTGGTGTGGGTGAAATCACATTTTTTTCAAGGAGTGACATGGATTATGCTATTGAAAGGTTTGATGGTTCAACATTTAGATCCCATGAAG gGGAGAAGAGTAGAATAAGTGTTAGGGAGAAGACTAGGAGGAAAAGAACGAGATCATATAGTTTTGATAGAGGAAGGTCACATAGTAGGGATAATCGTAGATCAAGGACATATAGTCGCAGTAGGTCGAGAAGTAGGGATCGAACTAGAGATGGAAGTAGGAGTAGAGATAGGAGTAGAACTAGAAGTAGGACTAGAAGTAGAAGTCGGGATAGGAGTAGGACTAGAAGTCGTACAGTATCAAGGTCATATTCAAGAGATAAATCATCATCTAGGTCTAGAGACAAGAGTGTTTCTAGATCCAGGTCATga
- a CDS encoding uncharacterized protein (Tap349h10.p1c.cand.113 - score = 19.59), with translation MEDWDSKWRLMMKREDEKRVCNRILNECLKEKRELEEEIECTFLPKIYKAHTTTDVKEPKKSSCSQEDPDTLLKLLYPIISEEESILNELDQLEREEKIRIRELSELIVSGVLKHPDESLEKFLEFYRDERLSDISELKNRRIKVIGKLHELERKFNLLCCKEGVDPVAFAKVGFEVSNIRRIKQEVLNSINLNTLKIRCKIKQEFDQILRSIKTNHLNHKNTMFSNGRVVPQNQYYL, from the coding sequence ATGGAGGATTGGGATTCGAAGTGGCGTTTGATGATGAAGCGAGAGGATGAAAAGAGAGTGTGTAATAGGATTTTGAATGAGTGTTTAAAGGAGAAGAGAGAACTTGAGGAAGAAATCGAATGTACATTTCTTccaaaaatttataaagcACACACTACCACTGATGTGAAGGAACCAAAGAAGTCTAGTTGTTCACAAGAAGATCCTGATACTCTCCTGAAGCTATTGTATCCCATAATTAGTGAAGAGGAAAGCATTCTAAATGAGTTGGATCAGTTGGAGAGGGAAGAGAAAATTCGCATTAGGGAGCTTTCTGAGCTCATAGTTTCGGGGGTGCTAAAGCATCCAGACGAGAGCTTGGAGAAATTCTTGGAGTTTTACAGAGATGAGAGGCTTAGTGACATTTCAGAGCTCAAGAACAGGAGGATTAAGGTTATAGGGAAGCTCCATGAGCTCGAGCGTAAGTTCAACCTTTTGTGTTGTAAGGAGGGTGTTGACCCAGTAGCATTTGCTAAAGTTGGCTTCGAGGTCAGTAACATTAGGCGGATTAAACAGGAGGTcttaaattcaataaacCTGAACACTCTTAAAATTAGGTGCAAAATTAAGCAGGAGTTCGATCAGATTTTAAGATCCATTAAGACCAACCACTTGAATCACAAGAACACTATGTTTAGCAATGGGAGGGTAGTTCCTCAAAACCAATATTACCTTTAA
- a CDS encoding proteasome subunit, putative (Tap349h10.p1c.C.cand.113 - score = 18.51;~SMART pfam:proteasome (PF00227) at aa 12-199, E()=6.70e-38) — translation MNRPEERFNPYVNNGGTVIAATWNNYAVIAADTRLSQRYLIHTRFSTKLFKLTDKCILGTSGMQADMLALQSVLERQIELYRFTHNREPTFNAIAQLLSTVLYGRRFFPYYTFNILCGIDEQGKGVVCGYDAVGNYNYEKYTAQGTSSSLVISVLDNLLNGNNQKVKPEVNSLEDLVNLVKNAMVSAVERDICTGNHHS, via the exons atgaacCGACCGGAGGAAAGATTCAACCCATACGTAAATAACGGAGG aacAGTCATCGCCGCAACGTGGAACAACTACGCAGTCATCGCCGCCGACACAAGACTATCACAAAGATACCTCATACATACCAGATTCTCAACTAAACTATTTAAACt GACTGATAAATGTATTCTGGGAACATCAGGAATGCAAGCAGATATGCTGGCTCTACAATCAGTACTAGAA AGACAAATAGAGCTGTACAGATTCACACATAATAGAGAACCAACATTTAACGCAATTGCACAATTACTATCAACAGTGCTGTATGGAAGACGTTTCTTCCCCTATTATACCTTTAATATTCTATGCGGGATAGACGAGCAAG GAAAAGGGGTAGTATGTGGATATGATGCAGTTggaaattataattatgaaaagTACACAGCCCAGGGCACGAGTTCTTCATTGGTGATATCAGTACTGGACAATTTG TTGAATGGAAATAACCAAAAAGTCAAGCCGGAAGTAAACTCGCTGGAAGATCTTGTTAATTTGGTTAAAAACGCAATGGTTTCAGCAGTAGAAAGGGATATCTGTACAGGTAATCACCACAGCTAG